In Pedobacter sp. WC2423, the following are encoded in one genomic region:
- a CDS encoding SDR family NAD(P)-dependent oxidoreductase, whose product MSKLENKVAVVTGAAKGIGASIAKHFAAAGAKVVVNYASSTEDAARVVKEITDNGGLAIAVQADVSNEADVIRLFEETNKAFGALDILVNNAVHQGYLPIEQISIAAFHQHFNVNVLGPILTIQAALKAFGDKGGNIINISSGSSKYPLPGASLYSATKAALDAMTIALSKELGAKNVRINSILPGATDTEGAASAGVTPGSEYEKMFVSKTPLGRRGQPEDIAKAVLFLASDDAAWITGEQIGVSGGMYGF is encoded by the coding sequence GGAATAGGTGCATCTATCGCAAAACACTTTGCGGCAGCAGGCGCAAAAGTAGTTGTGAATTATGCCTCAAGTACAGAAGACGCAGCTAGGGTAGTTAAGGAGATAACTGACAACGGAGGCCTGGCCATTGCCGTACAAGCCGATGTATCGAACGAGGCCGATGTAATCAGGTTGTTTGAAGAAACCAACAAGGCTTTCGGTGCGTTGGATATTTTGGTAAACAACGCGGTTCATCAGGGGTACTTACCTATTGAACAGATATCAATAGCAGCTTTTCATCAGCATTTCAACGTCAATGTTTTGGGGCCTATATTGACTATCCAGGCAGCTTTAAAGGCATTTGGCGATAAGGGTGGCAATATCATCAATATCAGTTCGGGTTCGAGTAAATACCCTCTTCCGGGAGCTTCGTTGTACTCTGCCACTAAAGCGGCATTAGACGCCATGACGATTGCTTTATCGAAAGAACTAGGTGCAAAGAATGTTCGCATCAATTCTATTTTGCCGGGTGCTACGGATACAGAAGGTGCAGCTAGTGCAGGCGTAACCCCTGGTAGTGAATATGAAAAAATGTTTGTTTCCAAAACACCGCTTGGCCGCAGAGGCCAGCCCGAAGATATTGCGAAAGCTGTTTTATTTCTTGCTTCGGATGATGCAGCCTGGATTACAGGTGAGCAAATTGGTGTTTCGGGCGGTATGTATGGTTTTTAA
- a CDS encoding RNA polymerase sigma factor, giving the protein MVTLKGKNLKHIWKSFTLSQREDDFYIIYSHYHHYLSYIGYKRYFSEDIVKDAINDVFLYLWENKSALQKVDNYHNYIITCFVRKLYRKNMIVPKETEEVLESPVLLLSPSVEDLYIQQGMNGTVIQIVKAHVNQLADKQRNMVYQKFYLGLSYQEIAIANNVSIHTVYNTIYKAIDKLKSAITKEQETYLLIAIGTMILFLLFFQMQ; this is encoded by the coding sequence ATGGTTACGTTAAAAGGGAAAAACCTAAAACATATCTGGAAATCTTTTACATTGTCGCAGAGAGAAGACGATTTTTATATTATATATTCTCATTATCATCACTATCTCAGTTATATAGGGTATAAAAGATATTTTTCTGAAGATATAGTTAAGGATGCAATTAACGACGTTTTCCTGTATTTATGGGAAAATAAGTCCGCTCTTCAGAAAGTAGATAATTACCATAATTATATTATTACTTGCTTTGTGAGAAAATTGTATCGTAAAAATATGATTGTACCTAAAGAAACAGAAGAGGTTCTTGAATCTCCTGTTTTACTTCTATCTCCCTCTGTAGAAGATCTATACATTCAGCAGGGAATGAATGGTACAGTGATTCAGATTGTTAAAGCGCATGTTAATCAGCTTGCTGACAAACAGCGGAACATGGTTTATCAGAAATTCTACCTCGGATTATCTTATCAGGAAATAGCTATTGCAAATAATGTTTCTATTCATACTGTTTACAATACTATTTATAAAGCAATTGATAAATTGAAATCAGCAATTACCAAAGAACAGGAAACCTATCTTTTGATCGCAATTGGGACCATGATTCTATTTTTATTATTTTTTCAAATGCAGTAG
- a CDS encoding pyridoxal-phosphate dependent enzyme gives MLKELEKLAAFIGNTPLIELKNNDANLFAKLEYNNFSGSSKDRAAFSIIYNGIKSGRISENTTIIASSSGNLAIAVASICKRLKLRFIPVIDPNINSSYETLLNLMSHRVVKVTERDHTGGYLLTRIKVVNELHAATPDSFVADQYSDPNNYKGYYGLGEEVISSFEKLDYIFVAVSSSGAITGISDFIKRKKPGVKIVGVDVEGSVIFSDKQVKRYISGIGASQVPPIMKNAIIDDVVIVSQMSIIRGCTELLNEQAIFAGASSGAVYLAAKNYFRLNEIQESKATSLLIFPDKGHTYLDTIYNEEWRFQLAAKLNEDVLSTNF, from the coding sequence ATGTTAAAAGAACTAGAAAAACTAGCTGCCTTTATAGGCAATACCCCTCTTATTGAACTGAAAAACAACGATGCCAATCTATTTGCGAAGTTAGAATACAATAACTTCTCTGGCAGCTCAAAGGACAGAGCTGCATTCAGTATTATCTATAATGGTATAAAATCAGGGAGAATTTCAGAAAATACCACCATCATTGCATCCAGTTCCGGCAATCTTGCTATTGCTGTAGCATCGATCTGCAAAAGGTTGAAATTACGATTCATTCCTGTAATTGATCCGAATATTAATTCATCTTACGAAACATTATTAAATCTGATGTCTCACCGTGTAGTGAAAGTTACGGAGAGAGACCATACAGGTGGTTATCTTTTAACCCGGATCAAGGTAGTTAACGAACTGCATGCTGCTACACCTGATTCTTTTGTTGCAGACCAGTATAGTGATCCCAATAACTATAAAGGCTATTATGGTCTTGGAGAAGAGGTTATTTCCTCGTTTGAAAAATTGGACTATATTTTTGTTGCCGTAAGTTCAAGCGGTGCAATTACAGGTATTTCAGATTTCATCAAAAGGAAAAAACCGGGAGTTAAAATTGTAGGTGTCGATGTGGAAGGTTCTGTCATCTTTAGTGATAAACAAGTGAAACGTTATATCTCAGGAATAGGGGCAAGTCAGGTTCCTCCGATCATGAAAAACGCAATTATTGATGACGTAGTAATTGTTTCTCAAATGAGTATTATCAGAGGATGTACGGAACTGTTGAATGAGCAGGCAATTTTTGCCGGAGCTTCATCCGGAGCCGTTTACCTGGCTGCAAAAAACTATTTCAGATTGAATGAGATCCAGGAATCAAAGGCTACCTCTTTGTTAATATTTCCAGATAAAGGCCATACCTATTTAGATACTATTTATAATGAAGAATGGAGATTTCAACTGGCTGCCAAATTAAATGAAGATGTTCTTTCCACTAATTTTTAA